One region of Endozoicomonas sp. Mp262 genomic DNA includes:
- a CDS encoding bile acid:sodium symporter, with protein MVGRLLHYFKKEWFLGGMLLAIALAAVIPSVGQSGGALHLDKFTTAGIALIFFLHGIGLSPEAIRRGVSNWKLHLFVQGTTFVAYPLLWLIFGPGFRVIMPEALALGFCYLFVLPSTISSSVAMTSVARGNIPGAIFNASLSSLLGIVITPLLIQLFMGMEGVKMDVVATVVSIATMLLLPMVVGQLLRPLLRGILETHKAITHKIDKWVILLIVFNAFSDSVVDGIWADFALSTLALTLVLAVVILLVVVHTVQWTARHIGFVREDEITAVFCGSKKTLAAGVPMAKVIFGASPMLGMLLLPIMFYHQVQIFYCAILASRYANQKAGIKDV; from the coding sequence ATGGTAGGTAGGTTGCTTCATTACTTTAAAAAGGAGTGGTTTCTTGGGGGGATGCTGTTAGCAATAGCTCTGGCAGCAGTTATACCTTCCGTTGGGCAGTCAGGTGGTGCCTTGCATCTGGATAAATTCACTACTGCCGGCATTGCGCTGATTTTCTTTTTACATGGAATTGGTCTGTCGCCTGAGGCTATTCGGAGGGGGGTTAGCAACTGGAAACTGCATTTATTTGTTCAGGGTACTACCTTTGTTGCTTACCCGTTGCTGTGGTTGATTTTTGGTCCAGGTTTTCGTGTCATCATGCCAGAAGCTTTGGCACTGGGTTTTTGTTACTTATTTGTACTACCCAGCACCATATCCTCCTCGGTAGCCATGACCAGTGTGGCTAGAGGGAATATTCCCGGAGCTATATTTAATGCTTCATTATCCAGTTTGTTGGGAATTGTGATAACACCCTTGCTGATTCAGCTTTTTATGGGGATGGAAGGCGTTAAAATGGATGTGGTGGCAACGGTGGTGTCTATTGCAACCATGCTGTTATTGCCTATGGTCGTGGGTCAGTTATTAAGGCCATTACTACGGGGTATTCTTGAAACTCATAAAGCCATTACTCATAAAATTGATAAGTGGGTCATTCTCCTGATCGTATTTAATGCCTTCAGTGATTCTGTCGTTGATGGAATCTGGGCTGACTTTGCCTTGTCTACCTTAGCGCTTACTTTGGTATTGGCCGTGGTTATTTTGCTGGTTGTTGTTCACACTGTACAGTGGACTGCCCGTCATATAGGATTTGTCAGGGAAGATGAGATTACAGCCGTTTTCTGTGGTAGCAAGAAAACCCTGGCAGCGGGGGTGCCAATGGCTAAAGTGATATTTGGGGCGAGTCCAATGCTGGGTATGCTGTTACTGCCTATTATGTTTTATCACCAGGTACAAATTTTCTATTGTGCTATTTTAGCCAGTCGTTACGCTAATCAAAAAGCTGGGATAAAGGATGTTTAG
- a CDS encoding YtoQ family protein: protein MQWTVYLSGEIHTDWRQQIMQGAEALGLPVLFTSAVTDHDASDAAGDVLGDETEGFWRDHKSAKVNGIRTKSLIEKCDIAVVRFGNQYKQWNAAFDAGFCAALGKPYITLHDQEIIHPLKEVDAAAMAWTQTPEQVVELLRYVTATSS, encoded by the coding sequence ATGCAGTGGACTGTGTATTTGTCTGGTGAAATCCATACGGATTGGCGACAACAAATCATGCAGGGAGCTGAAGCACTTGGTTTGCCTGTACTGTTTACATCAGCTGTCACTGACCATGATGCCAGTGATGCGGCGGGAGATGTATTAGGTGATGAGACAGAAGGATTCTGGCGGGATCATAAATCCGCGAAGGTGAACGGGATTCGCACAAAAAGCCTGATCGAAAAATGCGATATAGCGGTGGTTCGGTTTGGTAATCAATATAAACAGTGGAACGCAGCATTTGATGCAGGATTCTGTGCTGCCTTGGGAAAACCGTATATTACCTTACACGACCAAGAAATTATCCATCCACTTAAAGAGGTAGATGCTGCCGCCATGGCCTGGACTCAGACACCTGAGCAGGTTGTTGAGCTTCTGAGATATGTCACTGCTACGTCATCATAA
- a CDS encoding S41 family peptidase: MMLVTARTLSAKTNEGYYRFPALYENTIVFTAEGDLWVVGLEGGLARRLTSHPGIESDASISPDGKTVAFKAQYEGIAELYTMPLVGGLPRRLTFHGISGVTGWTPDGKILYRSYHLSTLPNAQLFVFDPNTENSERLPLAQAADGRYDETGKTLFFTRLPFQGSYTKQYQGGSVEQVWKFTRGASEAEPLTPSYPGTSRSPMWWDNRIYFVSDRDGTMNLWSMNEAGDELSQHTFHKGWDVKSPSLYQGRVVYQLGADLNLLDLATKENRPLSIQLASDFDQLRDKWVKNPLKFLSSMDVSPNGDRLLVTSRGRVFVIPAKKGRLVEVTRQQGVRFKHARFMPDGKTVLIQSDKTGEFEYVTVSADGLSASKHLTDDACSLNNPAIPSPDGKWLVFTDKEDRLSLFDMGRRKKQVIGQSDVARGYTFTPPHSRDVAASPGFFNITWSPDSRWLAYARLADNGYAVIHLYDIYRQKLMAVTSDRVYSFSPSWSPDGKWLYFLSDRHFMSEVKDPWGQRQPEPFFSQTTKVYQLALQKGLQSPFREGDELSPVPEGKRGDKDSPWKDSEGKQGFKFIKVEGDGLAARLYEVPVTAGNYEKLEVTDKCVYLTETGHCKQLVAVDIHKKPIEKTIVMDDFTRYVMSGNKEKILVETTSGLHVINATGERPDKIDTSKVDLSQWTFSVNPREEWRQMLRDAWRMERDNFYDPNFHGADWQLILDRHLPLIDRLTDRDELDDLLAQMVGELHALHTFVTGGDKRQGADHIAIGFLGAELKREPGQGGYRISRIYKGNPDYPEKQSPLQKSEVGINEGDIIEQVDGVLALAVPDISELLKNKAGKQVRLRVKSVGKKRRDVIVVPFSAEQARQLRYDDWELSCRNRVEAVGQGDLGYIHLRAMGSDDIAQWAREYYPVFNRKGLIIDVRHNQGGNIDSWILEKLLRRPWFYWKTRTGKPYWSMQYAFHGHMVVLCNEKTCSNGEAFAEGFRRLGLGKVIGTRTWGGVIWLNFDNWLVDKGIASVPLSAMYDKQGRWLIEGYGVEPDIVVDNLPHATFQGKDAQLEAAIDYLKEKIANEPVGVPEAPAYPLKNDKI, encoded by the coding sequence ATGATGTTAGTAACAGCTAGAACGTTATCGGCCAAAACAAATGAAGGCTATTACCGTTTTCCAGCCCTTTATGAAAATACTATTGTATTTACAGCAGAGGGAGATCTTTGGGTTGTTGGACTAGAAGGAGGCCTGGCCAGACGGCTAACCAGCCACCCGGGTATTGAATCTGATGCTTCTATTTCCCCCGATGGCAAAACCGTGGCATTTAAGGCTCAATATGAGGGGATTGCTGAACTCTATACCATGCCTTTGGTTGGCGGTTTGCCCCGACGCCTAACCTTTCATGGGATTTCCGGCGTGACGGGTTGGACGCCAGATGGAAAGATACTTTATCGCTCATATCACTTATCCACATTACCCAATGCCCAGCTATTTGTCTTTGACCCAAACACAGAAAATAGTGAAAGACTACCGTTAGCACAGGCTGCTGACGGCCGTTATGATGAAACGGGAAAGACGCTTTTTTTTACTCGCCTGCCCTTTCAGGGAAGTTACACCAAGCAGTATCAAGGAGGCTCTGTTGAACAGGTCTGGAAATTTACCCGGGGTGCCAGTGAAGCCGAGCCATTAACCCCTTCGTACCCTGGCACCAGCCGTTCCCCAATGTGGTGGGATAACAGGATTTATTTTGTCAGTGACCGTGATGGCACAATGAACCTGTGGTCAATGAATGAGGCTGGTGATGAGCTTAGTCAGCATACTTTCCATAAAGGCTGGGATGTTAAGTCACCCTCGCTTTATCAAGGGCGGGTTGTGTACCAGCTGGGAGCGGATCTTAATCTTTTGGATCTTGCCACTAAAGAGAACAGGCCATTATCTATACAGCTTGCCTCAGACTTTGATCAGTTAAGAGATAAGTGGGTAAAGAACCCCTTGAAATTTCTTTCCAGCATGGATGTTTCCCCCAATGGGGATCGACTGTTAGTCACCTCCAGGGGCAGGGTGTTTGTTATTCCGGCCAAAAAGGGGCGTTTGGTTGAAGTTACCCGTCAACAGGGTGTCAGGTTTAAACATGCCCGTTTTATGCCAGATGGAAAAACCGTCCTGATACAGTCGGATAAAACAGGTGAGTTTGAATATGTGACAGTGTCCGCTGATGGTCTGAGTGCTTCTAAGCATTTGACTGACGATGCCTGTAGCCTGAACAATCCGGCGATTCCTTCACCGGATGGAAAATGGCTGGTCTTTACCGATAAGGAAGACCGGCTTTCTTTGTTTGATATGGGCAGGAGAAAAAAACAGGTTATTGGCCAGTCTGATGTAGCCCGGGGGTATACATTTACCCCTCCTCATTCTAGAGATGTAGCTGCCAGTCCCGGTTTTTTTAACATAACCTGGTCACCGGATAGTCGCTGGCTGGCGTATGCCAGGCTGGCTGATAATGGCTATGCCGTAATACACCTTTATGATATTTACCGGCAGAAGCTCATGGCTGTCACCAGTGACCGCGTGTACAGCTTCTCGCCTTCCTGGAGTCCTGATGGAAAGTGGCTTTATTTTTTATCAGACCGTCATTTTATGTCAGAAGTTAAAGACCCCTGGGGACAACGTCAGCCTGAACCTTTTTTTAGTCAGACGACAAAGGTTTATCAGCTGGCTTTACAGAAAGGGTTACAGTCACCTTTCCGGGAGGGTGATGAGTTGTCCCCTGTTCCAGAAGGAAAGAGGGGAGATAAGGATAGCCCCTGGAAAGACAGCGAAGGTAAACAGGGATTCAAGTTTATCAAGGTTGAGGGGGATGGGTTAGCTGCCAGATTGTATGAGGTACCTGTCACTGCCGGAAACTATGAGAAACTGGAGGTGACTGATAAGTGTGTTTATTTAACGGAAACCGGGCATTGTAAACAGTTGGTAGCGGTGGATATCCATAAGAAACCTATTGAGAAAACGATTGTAATGGATGACTTTACGCGCTATGTCATGTCAGGCAATAAAGAAAAAATCCTGGTTGAAACAACAAGCGGGCTTCATGTCATAAATGCAACGGGGGAGCGTCCAGATAAAATCGACACATCAAAAGTAGACTTATCACAATGGACGTTTTCTGTTAATCCCAGGGAAGAGTGGCGACAGATGCTTAGGGATGCCTGGCGAATGGAAAGAGATAATTTTTACGACCCGAATTTTCATGGAGCAGATTGGCAGTTAATTCTTGACAGGCATTTGCCATTGATTGACAGGTTAACAGATCGGGATGAACTGGATGATCTACTGGCGCAAATGGTAGGGGAGTTACATGCATTGCATACCTTTGTTACTGGTGGGGATAAAAGGCAGGGGGCTGATCATATTGCCATTGGTTTTCTGGGGGCTGAGCTAAAAAGGGAGCCTGGCCAGGGCGGGTATAGAATAAGTCGTATTTATAAGGGAAATCCTGACTATCCGGAAAAGCAATCTCCTTTGCAGAAGTCTGAGGTTGGCATAAATGAAGGGGATATTATTGAGCAGGTGGATGGCGTTTTAGCTCTGGCTGTTCCGGATATATCCGAGCTGCTGAAGAATAAAGCGGGAAAACAGGTGCGCTTGAGGGTTAAGTCTGTCGGCAAAAAAAGGCGTGATGTTATTGTTGTTCCCTTCAGTGCAGAGCAGGCTCGGCAGTTGCGCTACGATGACTGGGAGCTGTCCTGTCGAAACCGTGTGGAAGCAGTCGGTCAGGGTGATTTAGGCTATATCCATTTACGGGCCATGGGTAGCGATGATATTGCCCAGTGGGCAAGAGAGTATTATCCGGTCTTTAACCGTAAGGGGTTGATCATAGATGTCCGGCATAACCAGGGTGGAAATATCGATAGCTGGATTCTTGAAAAACTGTTACGGCGGCCATGGTTTTACTGGAAAACTCGAACAGGAAAGCCCTACTGGAGTATGCAGTATGCTTTCCATGGCCATATGGTGGTTTTATGTAATGAGAAAACCTGCTCCAATGGAGAAGCGTTTGCTGAAGGTTTTCGCAGGCTTGGGTTGGGTAAGGTCATAGGTACCCGTACCTGGGGCGGGGTCATATGGCTTAACTTTGATAACTGGCTTGTTGATAAAGGAATTGCATCGGTTCCGCTATCGGCGATGTATGACAAGCAGGGGCGGTGGCTGATAGAAGGCTATGGGGTGGAACCGGATATAGTGGTGGATAACTTACCTCACGCAACATTTCAAGGTAAAGATGCCCAGCTGGAGGCTGCGATAGATTACCTGAAAGAAAAAATAGCAAATGAGCCTGTAGGGGTGCCAGAGGCACCAGCTTACCCTTTAAAAAACGATAAAATTTAA
- a CDS encoding S41 family peptidase encodes MMPATASTLPVKTNEGYYRFPALHDSTIVFTAEGDLWTVNIDGGLAQRLTSHQGVEADAAVSPDGMILAFKAQYEGSTELYTMPLAGGLPRRLTFHGISGVVGWTPDGKILYRSYHLSTLPNAQLFVFDPKTQSSERLPLAQAADGRYDETGKTLFFTRLPFQGSYTKRYQGGSVEQIWKFTQGAIEAEALTQSYPGTSSSPMWWNNRVYFVSDRDGIMNLWSMDESGGTLRQHTFHKGWDIKSPSLYKGRVVYQLGADLHLFDIDTSKDKKLSIQLASDFDQLRDKWVQNPLKFLSSMDLSPDGDRLVLTSRGRVFVIPVKQGRLVEVTRQQGIRFRNARFMPDGKNILLQSDHTGEVEFWTTPADGHGSLTSLTEDGQVLRNAGVPSPDGKWIVFTDHDERLWLQDLFNKKKYLVDQSETTWSNHPSKETDEAASIGLSNLAWSPDSRWLAYAKDADNGYAQIFIYSLDEKTTVPVTTNRVYSFSPAWSQDGQWLYFLSDRNLVSLVESPWGQHQPEPFFDQMTKVYQLALQKDLRSPFKESEEFLSLIENKHKKEKEGNSKEKGESGNKNNPAQRVKIDFKGIQERLYEVPIPAGNYEQLQVTGKHLYIADISKSRNNTSKLVAVEIKNSNVEKTVILEDISHYVMSMNQEKILIEKENALYVIEASGSESDSIDENKVDLSRWAFSFRPREEWRQIFIDAWRMERDYFYDVNLHGIDWKTIRDKHFPLVERVTDRDELDDLIGHIVGELGALHTFISDGDKRQGGDNIAIGFLGAELVRDSQGQYHVGKMYRGDPDYPERLSPLQRAGLGEGDIIEAINGIPAIETRDLSELLRNQAKRQVRLTVRFKNNKKKKKDVIVVPFTRGQAYDLRYDDWEFSRRERVEAASDSNIGYIHLRAMGADDIAQWVRDYYPVFNRKGLIIDVRHNRGGNIDSWILEKLMRRAWFFWKARTGKPHWNMQYAFRGHMVVLCDEETSSDGEVFVEGFRRLGLGKVIGTRTWGGNIWLNLDNRLVDNGIVSAPQLGVFDLEGKWLIEGHGVEPDIMVDNLPHETFKGKDAQLDAAINYLKNKIAAEPVEMPEPPSYPVKTFKD; translated from the coding sequence ATGATGCCAGCAACAGCCAGTACTTTACCTGTCAAAACCAATGAAGGCTATTACCGCTTTCCTGCCCTTCATGATAGTACTATCGTATTTACAGCTGAAGGAGATCTTTGGACTGTGAATATTGACGGAGGGTTAGCCCAGCGGCTAACCAGTCATCAAGGGGTTGAGGCTGATGCTGCTGTTTCTCCGGATGGCATGATATTGGCATTCAAGGCTCAATATGAAGGCTCAACTGAGCTTTATACCATGCCTTTGGCTGGTGGCTTGCCCCGACGCCTAACCTTCCACGGTATTTCTGGTGTGGTGGGTTGGACGCCAGATGGAAAGATACTTTATCGCTCGTACCACTTATCCACATTACCTAATGCTCAGTTATTTGTCTTTGATCCAAAAACACAGAGCAGTGAAAGACTACCGTTAGCACAGGCTGCTGACGGCCGTTATGATGAAACGGGAAAGACGCTTTTTTTTACTCGCTTGCCATTTCAGGGAAGTTACACCAAGCGGTATCAAGGTGGTTCTGTTGAACAAATCTGGAAATTTACCCAGGGCGCCATTGAAGCAGAGGCATTAACCCAATCGTACCCTGGAACCAGCAGTTCTCCTATGTGGTGGAATAACAGGGTCTATTTTGTCAGTGACCGTGATGGCATCATGAATTTGTGGTCAATGGATGAGTCTGGTGGAACACTAAGGCAGCACACCTTTCATAAAGGGTGGGATATTAAATCTCCTTCCTTATATAAAGGACGGGTAGTCTATCAGCTAGGGGCTGATCTTCATCTTTTTGATATTGACACTTCAAAAGACAAAAAATTATCAATACAGCTCGCTTCGGATTTTGACCAGTTAAGAGATAAGTGGGTACAGAACCCTTTAAAATTTCTTTCCAGTATGGATCTGTCGCCCGATGGCGATCGGCTGGTACTTACATCCAGGGGACGGGTTTTTGTTATTCCAGTGAAACAGGGACGTTTGGTTGAAGTAACCCGTCAGCAAGGTATCAGGTTTAGAAATGCCCGTTTTATGCCTGATGGGAAAAATATCTTATTACAATCTGATCATACCGGAGAGGTTGAGTTTTGGACAACACCTGCTGATGGTCATGGAAGTCTTACCAGTTTGACAGAAGATGGCCAGGTGTTGCGAAATGCAGGAGTACCATCACCAGATGGTAAATGGATTGTGTTTACAGACCATGATGAGCGGCTTTGGTTGCAGGACTTGTTCAATAAGAAAAAATATCTGGTAGATCAGTCAGAAACTACCTGGTCAAATCATCCATCAAAAGAAACTGATGAGGCGGCAAGTATAGGGCTATCTAATCTCGCCTGGTCTCCAGATAGTCGATGGCTTGCTTATGCAAAAGATGCAGATAATGGCTATGCACAAATTTTTATTTATAGCCTTGATGAAAAAACAACGGTGCCGGTGACAACAAACCGGGTATATAGTTTCTCCCCAGCCTGGAGCCAGGATGGTCAATGGCTTTACTTCTTATCAGATCGAAACTTGGTTTCTCTCGTTGAAAGCCCTTGGGGGCAACATCAACCAGAGCCTTTCTTTGATCAAATGACAAAAGTATATCAGCTTGCTTTACAGAAAGACCTGAGATCTCCTTTCAAGGAAAGTGAGGAGTTTTTATCCTTAATAGAAAACAAGCACAAAAAAGAGAAAGAAGGTAATAGCAAAGAAAAAGGAGAATCGGGCAATAAAAATAATCCAGCTCAACGGGTTAAAATTGACTTTAAAGGCATTCAGGAAAGGCTTTATGAAGTGCCGATTCCAGCGGGTAACTATGAACAGTTACAGGTTACAGGAAAGCATCTTTATATAGCGGATATAAGCAAATCCCGGAACAATACAAGCAAACTGGTGGCAGTAGAAATTAAAAATAGCAATGTTGAGAAAACAGTCATATTGGAAGATATTTCTCATTATGTAATGTCAATGAATCAGGAAAAAATATTGATTGAAAAAGAAAATGCTCTTTATGTTATTGAGGCTTCTGGCTCAGAGTCTGACTCTATAGATGAGAATAAAGTGGATTTATCTCGTTGGGCATTTTCATTCAGGCCGCGGGAGGAGTGGCGGCAGATATTTATTGATGCCTGGCGAATGGAAAGAGACTATTTTTATGATGTCAATCTCCATGGCATTGATTGGAAGACTATTCGTGATAAACATTTTCCGCTTGTTGAAAGAGTTACAGATCGTGATGAACTGGATGACTTAATTGGTCATATAGTTGGTGAACTTGGTGCTCTGCATACATTTATCAGTGATGGTGATAAACGTCAGGGGGGAGATAATATTGCAATAGGTTTTCTTGGTGCTGAACTGGTAAGGGATAGTCAGGGGCAATATCACGTTGGTAAGATGTATCGGGGCGATCCTGACTACCCTGAGCGACTCTCCCCATTGCAAAGAGCAGGACTTGGGGAGGGCGATATTATTGAAGCTATCAATGGCATACCGGCTATAGAAACTCGTGACTTATCAGAGCTGTTGAGGAATCAAGCTAAACGGCAGGTGAGATTAACTGTCAGGTTTAAAAACAACAAAAAAAAGAAGAAAGATGTGATTGTTGTTCCCTTTACCAGAGGACAGGCATATGACCTGCGTTATGATGATTGGGAATTTTCACGGAGAGAAAGGGTAGAGGCAGCCAGCGATAGTAATATTGGTTATATTCATTTACGGGCGATGGGGGCAGATGATATCGCTCAATGGGTAAGAGATTATTATCCGGTATTTAACCGGAAAGGCCTGATTATTGATGTCAGACATAACCGGGGAGGAAATATTGATAGCTGGATTTTAGAGAAGCTAATGCGCCGGGCCTGGTTTTTTTGGAAAGCACGGACAGGTAAGCCTCACTGGAATATGCAGTATGCTTTTCGGGGGCATATGGTTGTATTGTGCGATGAGGAGACATCTTCAGATGGTGAGGTATTTGTAGAGGGCTTTCGAAGGTTAGGATTGGGTAAAGTGATCGGTACTCGAACCTGGGGTGGAAACATTTGGTTAAACCTGGATAATCGTTTGGTTGATAATGGTATCGTGTCAGCACCACAACTAGGCGTGTTTGACCTAGAGGGCAAGTGGTTAATAGAGGGGCATGGGGTTGAGCCTGATATAATGGTCGATAATTTACCCCATGAAACCTTTAAGGGAAAAGATGCTCAGCTGGATGCTGCAATCAACTATCTGAAGAATAAAATAGCCGCTGAGCCCGTGGAGATGCCAGAGCCTCCTTCCTATCCAGTCAAAACCTTTAAGGATTGA
- the ychF gene encoding redox-regulated ATPase YchF produces MGFKCGIVGLPNVGKSTLFNALTKAGIDAENFPFCTIEPNAGVVPMPDPRLDKLAAIVNPERMVPTTMEFVDIAGLVAGASKGEGLGNKFLANIRETDAIAHVVRCFENDNVIHVANKVDPAADIDIINLELAMADLESCEKQLQRVTRTAKGGDKEAIAQKALLEKVIPHLEEGNPVRSLTLDEEEQKQAKMLHLLTTKPTMYIANVDEDGFEDNPYLDQVREIANKEGAVVVPVCNKLESEIAELEDDERDEFLADLGMEEPGLDRVIRAGYELLGLQTYFTAGVKEVRAWTVKIGATAPQAAGVIHTDFERGFIRAEVTSYDDFLQYNGEQGAKEAGKLRVEGKEYIVKDGDVMHFRFNV; encoded by the coding sequence ATGGGTTTTAAATGCGGTATTGTTGGGCTGCCCAACGTGGGTAAATCAACACTTTTCAACGCCCTGACCAAGGCGGGCATTGATGCGGAAAACTTCCCGTTCTGCACTATTGAGCCTAATGCCGGTGTGGTGCCGATGCCTGACCCACGTCTGGATAAACTGGCGGCTATTGTTAATCCGGAGCGTATGGTGCCAACTACCATGGAGTTCGTGGATATTGCCGGTTTGGTAGCTGGCGCTTCCAAAGGGGAAGGGCTGGGTAATAAATTCCTGGCCAACATCCGTGAAACCGATGCCATTGCCCATGTGGTTCGCTGCTTTGAAAATGACAATGTTATTCACGTGGCCAATAAGGTTGATCCGGCAGCGGATATCGACATTATTAACCTTGAGCTGGCCATGGCGGATTTGGAAAGCTGTGAGAAACAGCTGCAACGGGTAACCCGCACTGCCAAAGGGGGTGATAAGGAAGCTATTGCCCAAAAAGCCCTGCTGGAAAAGGTGATTCCTCATCTGGAAGAAGGCAATCCGGTGCGCTCTCTGACCCTGGACGAAGAGGAACAGAAACAGGCCAAGATGCTGCATCTGTTGACCACCAAGCCCACCATGTACATTGCTAATGTTGATGAAGATGGCTTTGAAGATAACCCTTACCTGGACCAGGTACGCGAGATTGCCAATAAGGAAGGGGCTGTAGTGGTTCCGGTATGCAACAAGCTGGAATCTGAGATTGCCGAGCTGGAAGATGACGAACGGGATGAGTTTCTGGCTGACCTGGGTATGGAAGAGCCCGGCCTGGATCGTGTTATCCGCGCTGGGTATGAATTACTGGGCCTGCAAACCTACTTTACTGCGGGTGTGAAAGAAGTTCGTGCCTGGACTGTGAAAATTGGTGCTACGGCTCCTCAGGCGGCAGGCGTAATCCACACTGATTTTGAGCGTGGCTTTATCCGTGCAGAGGTCACCAGCTACGATGACTTCCTGCAATATAACGGTGAGCAGGGTGCCAAGGAAGCAGGCAAGCTGAGGGTTGAAGGTAAGGAGTACATCGTTAAGGATGGCGATGTGATGCATTTCCGTTTTAATGTTTAA